Proteins encoded by one window of Marixanthomonas sp. SCSIO 43207:
- a CDS encoding MerR family transcriptional regulator translates to MHIDLPEKRYYSIGEVAEAFDVNTSLIRFWEKEFDVLKPKKNAKGNRKFTQEDIKKLEFIYHLVKERGFTLEGAKTHLKENKQKTLSRFEIIRKLETVKAELLKIKNQL, encoded by the coding sequence ATGCATATAGACCTACCCGAAAAACGATATTATAGCATTGGCGAAGTGGCCGAAGCTTTTGATGTAAACACATCACTTATTCGCTTTTGGGAAAAAGAGTTTGATGTTTTAAAACCAAAAAAAAACGCCAAAGGCAACCGAAAATTTACTCAAGAAGACATTAAAAAACTTGAGTTTATTTATCATCTTGTAAAAGAAAGAGGCTTTACACTAGAAGGCGCAAAAACACATTTAAAAGAGAATAAACAAAAAACATTAAGCCGTTTTGAGATTATTCGTAAATTAGAAACAGTAAAAGCAGAATTGCTAAAAATTAAAAACCAACTTTAA
- a CDS encoding TPM domain-containing protein yields MSKVEDFLSAEAEADIIEAIRKAEKNTSGEVRVHLEAHSEIDPFERAAEVFDMLHMNNTKQSNGVLIYVAVEDRTLVILGDSGINDVVAPDFWESTKDTIISQFKKGNMEQGLIDGILMAGEQLQKHFPYQKGDINELPDDISVG; encoded by the coding sequence ATGTCTAAAGTAGAAGATTTTCTTTCGGCTGAAGCCGAAGCCGATATCATTGAAGCGATACGTAAAGCCGAAAAAAACACCTCCGGCGAAGTGCGTGTGCATCTTGAAGCACATAGCGAGATTGACCCTTTTGAACGCGCCGCCGAAGTTTTTGATATGTTACACATGAACAATACCAAGCAAAGTAATGGTGTGTTAATTTATGTTGCCGTAGAAGATCGCACCCTAGTCATTCTTGGTGATAGCGGAATTAATGATGTAGTAGCTCCAGATTTTTGGGAAAGTACAAAAGACACTATCATCAGTCAATTCAAAAAAGGAAATATGGAACAAGGCCTTATTGACGGTATTTTAATGGCTGGCGAACAACTACAAAAACATTTTCCATATCAAAAAGGTGACATCAACGAATTACCCGATGATATTTCAGTAGGATAA
- a CDS encoding DUF6252 family protein, giving the protein MKTLKTLSLILFVSLSLFACKSDDDGGDGGSAAEGLVTAKVNGNNFKSMRAASTAVKTQANGITTLRAQGSDSNGKGVVLTIVGYDGTGSYNVGGGANIFVNAVYVEADVNNPTNSQTWQAPFDDTVAGSVSVSEDTNDGVKGTFTFEAKNGNDDSMVNITEGSFNLKYQ; this is encoded by the coding sequence ATGAAAACGTTAAAAACTCTTTCTCTAATTTTATTTGTAAGCCTTTCATTATTTGCTTGTAAAAGCGATGATGACGGAGGTGATGGCGGTAGCGCAGCAGAAGGTCTTGTAACAGCAAAGGTTAACGGAAATAACTTTAAGTCAATGAGAGCAGCATCTACAGCTGTAAAAACACAAGCAAATGGTATCACTACTTTACGAGCGCAAGGCTCAGATAGTAATGGTAAAGGTGTTGTATTAACAATAGTAGGTTATGATGGTACAGGATCTTATAATGTTGGTGGAGGAGCCAATATTTTTGTAAATGCTGTGTATGTAGAAGCAGATGTAAACAATCCTACAAATTCTCAAACTTGGCAAGCACCTTTTGATGATACAGTTGCCGGAAGCGTAAGTGTTTCTGAAGATACCAACGATGGCGTTAAAGGTACTTTTACATTTGAAGCAAAAAACGGAAATGATGATTCTATGGTTAATATTACCGAAGGGTCTTTTAACCTAAAATATCAATAA
- a CDS encoding M23 family metallopeptidase: protein MSKVKYYYDSETLSYRKIEKKKGRKIGIFLLSLVGVLLGGFLVFLIYINLPYVETPKEKSLKRELANMELQYELLNKKMNEAETVLAEVAERDNNLYRVYFEANPIPDEQRKAGFGGVNRYKDLEGFDNSKLIINTSKRLDILTKQIVVQSRSLDEISQLAEEKEKLLAAIPAIQPVKKEDLTRVASGFGYRTDPFTKARKFHYGMDFTSPRGTPVYASGDGVVTRADNNSTGYGNHIRLDHGYGYVSLYAHLYKYNVRPGQKVQRGDLIGFVGSTGRSEAPHLHYEVFKDGERINPMNFYYGNLTPEEFAEMQKVAQQENQSLD from the coding sequence ATGTCTAAGGTTAAATATTACTACGATAGTGAAACGCTCTCGTATCGTAAAATTGAAAAGAAAAAAGGCCGTAAAATTGGTATTTTTTTATTGAGCCTCGTTGGTGTTTTACTTGGTGGTTTTTTGGTGTTTTTAATCTACATCAACTTACCCTATGTAGAGACTCCAAAAGAAAAATCACTTAAACGTGAATTGGCAAATATGGAGCTTCAATATGAACTCTTGAATAAAAAAATGAACGAAGCCGAAACCGTTCTCGCTGAAGTTGCCGAACGCGATAATAACTTATACAGAGTATATTTTGAAGCAAATCCCATTCCTGATGAACAGCGAAAAGCAGGTTTTGGTGGTGTAAACAGATATAAAGACTTGGAAGGATTTGATAATTCAAAATTAATTATCAACACAAGTAAACGGCTAGATATTTTAACCAAGCAAATTGTAGTACAATCTCGCTCACTTGATGAGATTTCGCAATTGGCCGAAGAAAAAGAAAAACTTTTAGCAGCAATACCAGCCATTCAACCAGTAAAAAAAGAAGACTTAACTCGAGTAGCTTCAGGTTTTGGGTATAGAACAGACCCTTTCACAAAAGCAAGAAAATTTCATTACGGGATGGATTTTACATCACCTCGAGGTACACCCGTTTATGCATCTGGCGATGGAGTGGTAACACGAGCAGATAATAATTCTACTGGCTACGGAAATCACATACGTTTAGACCACGGCTACGGTTACGTGAGCCTATACGCCCATTTATACAAATATAATGTACGCCCGGGACAAAAGGTACAACGTGGTGATTTAATTGGTTTTGTAGGAAGTACCGGGCGTTCAGAAGCTCCTCACCTACACTACGAAGTATTTAAAGATGGTGAGCGCATCAATCCTATGAATTTCTACTACGGAAATCTTACTCCAGAAGAATTTGCAGAAATGCAGAAAGTAGCCCAACAAGAAAACCAATCACTTGACTAA
- a CDS encoding YgcG family protein gives MRIQFQKYNFLFFFIITLFISEASVAQFDIPPKPSKQSEQTSLYDYIDLLNASQQSNLENKLIRYADSTSTQIVVAIISSTKGEDISLLGAKWGQKWGIGQQDEDNGILILLAKDDRRIDINTGYGIEYRITDLMAERIINRIMIPEFKKGDFYSGLDNGVDAIFDALNGEFKEDREFNKKSGGSGQFIFIVIIFIIIIIALSSKKGGRGGGKGGRGSSLLDVIILSSMGRTGGFGGGGFGGGGFSGGGGGFGGGFGGGGFGGGGASGGW, from the coding sequence ATGCGCATACAATTTCAGAAATATAACTTCCTATTCTTTTTTATCATCACTTTATTTATTTCTGAAGCAAGTGTTGCGCAATTTGATATTCCGCCAAAACCAAGCAAACAAAGTGAACAGACCTCGCTTTATGATTACATAGATTTATTAAATGCTTCTCAACAAAGCAATCTAGAAAATAAGTTAATACGATATGCAGATTCTACTTCTACTCAAATTGTAGTTGCCATAATAAGCAGTACAAAAGGTGAAGATATTTCATTACTAGGAGCCAAATGGGGCCAAAAATGGGGAATAGGACAACAAGATGAAGACAATGGAATTTTAATTTTATTAGCCAAAGATGATCGAAGAATAGACATTAATACCGGCTACGGTATTGAATATCGAATCACCGATTTGATGGCTGAGCGAATTATTAATAGAATCATGATTCCTGAATTTAAAAAAGGTGATTTTTATTCGGGTTTAGACAATGGAGTCGATGCTATTTTTGATGCGTTAAACGGTGAGTTTAAAGAAGACAGAGAGTTTAATAAAAAATCTGGCGGTAGTGGTCAGTTTATTTTTATTGTTATCATATTCATCATTATTATTATCGCCTTAAGTTCCAAAAAAGGCGGTCGCGGTGGTGGCAAAGGTGGTCGTGGCAGCAGTTTACTTGATGTTATTATTTTAAGTAGTATGGGGCGCACCGGCGGCTTTGGCGGTGGTGGCTTCGGTGGTGGCGGCTTTAGCGGTGGAGGCGGCGGCTTCGGTGGTGGCTTTGGCGGCGGCGGTTTTGGTGGCGGTGGTGCTTCTGGAGGTTGGTAG
- a CDS encoding GSCFA domain-containing protein: MKLQTEIPLQPEKNQIDYSSKIVLMGSCFTENIGAKFEYYKFQNFQNPFGVLFHPVAIEKLVTRAINDEVFTEADLINHNEQWHCFEVHSQHSSSNKKELLQTLNTQLKAFKNYLEKASHIIFTFGTAWVYRFIETDAIVANCHKIPQKKFLKELLTVEDVTAAIDNTLTLIKSINPTVTSIITVSPVRHIKDGFVENMQSKAHLLSGIHQAIDGKNQAFYFPSFEIMLDELRDYRFYNDDMLHPNKLAIAIIWDRFKHVWVASQTESQQKEIESIQSGLQHRPFNPSSEAHQKFQILLQKKIETLQKELPFIKF; the protein is encoded by the coding sequence ATGAAGCTACAAACAGAAATACCTTTACAACCCGAAAAGAATCAAATTGATTATTCTTCAAAAATCGTGTTGATGGGTTCTTGCTTTACGGAAAATATAGGAGCAAAATTTGAGTATTATAAGTTTCAGAATTTTCAAAACCCTTTTGGTGTACTTTTTCATCCTGTAGCTATTGAAAAATTGGTTACCCGAGCTATAAATGATGAGGTTTTTACTGAAGCTGATCTCATTAACCATAACGAACAATGGCATTGTTTTGAGGTGCATTCGCAACACTCTTCATCAAATAAAAAAGAGCTTTTACAAACTCTCAATACACAATTAAAAGCTTTTAAAAACTACCTAGAAAAAGCTTCTCATATCATTTTTACTTTTGGTACAGCATGGGTCTACCGTTTTATAGAAACTGATGCTATTGTAGCTAATTGCCATAAGATTCCGCAGAAAAAATTTTTAAAAGAATTACTCACAGTTGAAGATGTGACTGCAGCCATAGATAACACACTTACTCTTATCAAGAGTATAAATCCTACTGTAACAAGTATAATAACCGTCTCGCCGGTTCGCCACATTAAAGATGGATTTGTTGAAAATATGCAAAGTAAAGCTCATTTACTCTCTGGTATACATCAAGCAATTGATGGAAAAAATCAAGCTTTTTACTTTCCTTCTTTTGAAATAATGCTGGATGAATTACGTGATTATCGTTTTTATAATGATGATATGTTACACCCTAATAAATTGGCAATAGCGATTATTTGGGATCGTTTTAAGCACGTTTGGGTTGCTTCACAAACCGAATCACAACAAAAAGAGATTGAAAGCATTCAATCCGGGTTGCAACACCGACCTTTTAATCCTTCGAGTGAGGCACATCAAAAGTTTCAGATTCTTCTTCAGAAAAAAATAGAGACACTTCAAAAAGAGCTTCCATTCATTAAGTTCTAG
- the alaS gene encoding alanine--tRNA ligase produces the protein MKSKEIRATFFEFFTSKQHTIVSSAPMVIKDDPTLMFTNAGMNQFKEFFLGNSIPKNTRVADTQKCLRVSGKHNDLEEVGMDTYHHTMFEMLGNWSFGDYFKEEVIAWSWELLTEVFKIDKEKLYVTIFEGDKSEGLERDMQAYNFWKKHISEDRILNGDKNDNFWEMGEQGPCGPCSEIHVDLRPDSEKAKVPGAQLVNADHPLVVEIWNLVFMQFNRKADGSLEKLPAQHVDTGMGFERLCMVLQEKQSNYDTDVFTPLIREIEAITNVKYGEKEENDIAIRVISDHVRAVAFSIADGQLPSNTGAGYVIRRILRRAIRYGFTFLNKKEPFIFKLINTLVKQMGDTFPELVSEKNLITNVIREEEQSFLRTLDQGLILLENVISNANSKTISGKKAFELYDTYGFPIDLTALILRERGFELNEIEFETELQKQKERSRAATKVSTGDWVELIDDAEEEFVGYDLLETQVKITRYRKVESKKEGELYQLVFNLTPFYAEGGGQVGDKGYLEAPNGEVVYIVDTKKENNLIIHFVKNLPRNPEATFKAVVDTKQRARTAANHTATHLLHQALRTVLGDHVTQKGSMVHSRNLRFDFSHFSKVTEEELKQVEDFVNARINENLELQEQRGIPYQQAIDEGAIALFGEKYGDAVRTIRFGNSMELCGGTHVTNTGTIWHFIITSESAVASGIRRIEAITADAAKNYFIDRSNEYAAIQKTLNNAQNPIKAVASLQNENAALQKQIQELLKDKAKNLKGDLKKEVETIDTVQFLAKEVDLDASGMKDLAFEMGGEIDNLFLLFGSNQDGKALLTCYISKELATEKDLNAGQIVRELGKCIQGGGGGQPFFATAGGKNPDGIQDALNKAKEYLK, from the coding sequence ATGAAATCTAAGGAAATACGAGCTACATTTTTTGAATTCTTTACATCAAAACAACACACCATTGTTTCATCAGCACCAATGGTTATTAAAGACGACCCTACATTGATGTTTACCAATGCAGGAATGAATCAATTTAAAGAGTTTTTCCTCGGAAACAGCATTCCAAAAAATACCCGCGTTGCCGATACACAAAAATGTCTACGAGTAAGCGGTAAACATAATGATTTGGAAGAAGTTGGGATGGATACCTATCACCACACAATGTTTGAAATGTTGGGTAACTGGAGTTTTGGTGACTATTTTAAAGAAGAAGTTATTGCTTGGTCATGGGAGTTATTGACAGAAGTTTTTAAAATTGATAAAGAAAAACTGTACGTAACCATTTTTGAAGGAGACAAATCTGAAGGGCTAGAGCGCGATATGCAGGCTTATAACTTTTGGAAAAAACACATTTCTGAAGATCGAATATTAAACGGTGATAAAAATGATAACTTTTGGGAAATGGGTGAGCAAGGACCTTGCGGACCTTGTAGTGAGATTCACGTAGATCTACGTCCAGATTCAGAAAAGGCAAAAGTTCCTGGTGCTCAATTGGTAAACGCAGACCATCCTCTAGTAGTAGAAATTTGGAACTTGGTTTTTATGCAGTTTAACCGTAAGGCAGATGGTAGTCTTGAAAAATTACCGGCACAGCACGTTGATACCGGAATGGGGTTTGAACGCTTGTGTATGGTGCTTCAAGAAAAACAAAGTAATTATGATACAGATGTTTTTACACCACTAATTCGTGAAATTGAAGCCATAACCAACGTAAAATATGGAGAGAAAGAAGAGAATGATATTGCCATTCGAGTAATTTCAGATCACGTGCGAGCAGTTGCTTTTTCAATAGCAGATGGTCAATTACCTTCAAATACCGGAGCAGGCTATGTGATACGTCGTATTTTGCGTAGAGCCATTCGGTATGGGTTTACATTTCTGAATAAAAAAGAGCCTTTCATCTTTAAGTTAATCAATACTTTGGTAAAACAAATGGGAGACACTTTTCCTGAACTTGTTTCAGAAAAAAACCTAATTACCAATGTGATAAGAGAAGAAGAACAATCATTTTTGCGAACGCTAGATCAAGGATTGATACTACTTGAAAATGTGATTTCAAACGCAAACTCAAAAACTATTTCGGGAAAAAAAGCATTTGAATTATATGATACTTACGGATTTCCAATTGACTTAACAGCATTGATACTTCGTGAGCGTGGTTTTGAATTAAACGAAATAGAGTTTGAAACCGAGTTACAAAAACAAAAAGAACGCTCTCGAGCTGCAACCAAAGTAAGCACCGGAGATTGGGTTGAATTAATTGATGACGCTGAAGAAGAATTTGTAGGCTATGATTTACTAGAAACTCAAGTAAAAATTACTCGTTACCGTAAGGTTGAAAGCAAAAAAGAAGGTGAGTTATACCAGTTGGTTTTTAACTTAACTCCTTTCTATGCAGAAGGTGGTGGGCAAGTAGGTGATAAGGGATACCTTGAAGCTCCCAACGGTGAGGTGGTTTATATTGTAGATACCAAGAAAGAAAATAACTTGATTATTCACTTTGTAAAAAACCTACCACGCAATCCAGAAGCTACATTTAAGGCTGTTGTAGATACCAAACAGCGTGCTAGAACAGCGGCAAACCATACAGCAACACATTTACTACATCAAGCGCTTAGAACCGTTTTGGGTGATCACGTCACACAAAAGGGGTCTATGGTACATAGTAGAAATTTACGTTTTGATTTTTCACATTTCAGTAAAGTAACAGAAGAAGAATTAAAACAAGTAGAAGACTTTGTAAATGCTCGTATTAATGAAAATCTAGAACTTCAAGAACAACGCGGTATTCCTTATCAACAAGCTATCGATGAAGGAGCCATTGCACTGTTTGGAGAAAAATATGGAGATGCAGTACGTACAATTCGTTTTGGAAATTCAATGGAGTTATGCGGTGGAACTCACGTGACAAATACCGGAACTATTTGGCATTTTATCATTACATCTGAAAGTGCTGTGGCAAGCGGTATAAGACGAATAGAAGCCATAACTGCTGATGCGGCCAAAAACTACTTTATTGACAGAAGTAATGAGTATGCTGCTATTCAGAAAACGTTAAACAACGCTCAAAACCCTATTAAGGCAGTTGCTAGTTTACAAAATGAAAATGCAGCTTTACAAAAACAAATTCAGGAATTACTTAAAGACAAAGCCAAAAACCTGAAAGGCGATTTAAAAAAAGAGGTAGAAACAATTGATACCGTTCAATTTTTAGCAAAAGAAGTAGATCTAGATGCTTCGGGAATGAAAGATTTGGCTTTTGAGATGGGTGGTGAGATTGATAATCTTTTCTTGTTATTTGGTTCTAATCAAGACGGTAAAGCATTACTTACGTGTTATATTTCAAAAGAATTAGCAACCGAAAAAGATTTAAACGCAGGGCAAATAGTACGTGAACTTGGAAAATGTATTCAAGGTGGTGGCGGTGGTCAACCATTTTTTGCAACCGCTGGAGGGAAAAATCCTGACGGAATACAAGATGCACTTAATAAAGCAAAAGAATACTTAAAATAA
- a CDS encoding LemA family protein, which translates to MKKWLIPLVIIIAIGAIAGIWFANVNNKLVTMEENVTSQWANVESSYQRRADLIPNIVSTAKGYAEFEQQTLTQVIEARSKATSVTIDPSNITPNQLQQFQEVQSGLTSALSRLLATFERYPDLKANENFKELINELERTENRINVERNRFNEQARVFNSEIRQFPTTIAASILGFERKAYFEADAGTENAPDVEFDFNS; encoded by the coding sequence ATGAAAAAATGGCTTATTCCATTAGTTATAATTATTGCTATAGGAGCAATCGCAGGAATTTGGTTTGCCAATGTAAATAACAAATTGGTAACCATGGAAGAAAATGTTACTTCACAATGGGCAAATGTTGAGAGTTCTTATCAACGAAGAGCAGATTTAATACCAAATATTGTAAGCACCGCAAAAGGTTATGCAGAGTTTGAACAACAAACCCTAACCCAAGTTATTGAAGCTAGAAGCAAAGCAACTTCGGTTACGATAGACCCTTCAAACATCACACCCAATCAATTACAGCAGTTTCAAGAAGTACAATCTGGATTAACTTCTGCCCTATCAAGATTATTAGCAACATTTGAAAGATATCCAGACCTAAAGGCAAACGAAAACTTTAAAGAACTAATTAACGAGCTTGAACGCACAGAAAATCGCATTAACGTAGAACGTAATCGTTTTAACGAGCAAGCACGTGTATTTAATTCTGAAATAAGACAATTTCCTACTACCATTGCAGCAAGTATTTTAGGTTTTGAGCGTAAAGCCTACTTTGAAGCAGATGCAGGAACTGAAAACGCTCCCGATGTAGAATTTGATTTTAACAGTTAA
- a CDS encoding outer membrane beta-barrel protein, with the protein MKKFLLVLFLLVSTISISQTKVFNISGQLVSKEKKQPLESATVYLQRVKDSSLVTYTISDKDGDFLLKGRTGDDNLNLYISYVGYKTYFKTIVIDNETINLGEIPLAEDDNMLDEVLIKSQAPVTVKKDTLEFNVASFKTKKDANVEDLLKELPGVEVDAQGNIKVNGKPVNKILVNGKPFFGDDPTIATRNLTKEIVDKIQVTDTKTESEAFTGEEGDEENKTINITIDEEKNKGIFGRVAGGVGTDDRFEYAGLLNYFDNDIRISALAGGNNINSPGFSFGEIQKMFGNARYLRVNENGTFNIDGRSFGGGQGITNSRTAGANYADDFGKETDLTADYFYSAANSFNDEIRNRENILPDDRYFSNTTSNNQSNTDNHAANLQFKTQLDSTFLINIRPQFRYNTGDSYFTNSEETRRLNGELTNQSTTERSSENIQKSFENRLTATKKYGSKGGFFRLTIENQIEDSDLENTINSNTEIFGDTPETITRNQITDGEQSSNQYEIRPEVRLPLLAKKLFLEVEYSYEYDKREDKQSVFDFDEASQMFSNFNLNQSTDFTNTNQSSRPEIGLRYSGEKLRTGVEVGYVMRTLESDDALRDINFTNDFDAVELSANLSYSFSQKLRLYSGYYLRNNAPGVSQLSPFVDVSDPLNIVQGNPNLSPSNSHNVYMGLNNYDFQTKSGFYSNLNASFANDRVVSKTTIDENFVRSTTFANVDGNYNFNVNAGYNKTIKIDSVKSIKYRVAAYVNGNRNVNFNNEVQYASRTITYTPNVSVGFTWDNLFEIRPSYEISFNDNTFNLDLFEDRSYVQHQFQLETTTSFPKKLEWNNDITYSYNSDIAPGFQKDAIFWNATLSYSILKDKGLVTVKAYDILNQNTNARRTSTEDYIQDVQSTVLQRYFMVGFSYKFNTLGKKGETRDSNFWFD; encoded by the coding sequence ATGAAGAAATTTCTTTTAGTGTTATTTCTTTTAGTGTCTACTATTTCAATTTCACAGACAAAAGTTTTTAACATTTCAGGACAGCTTGTTTCCAAAGAAAAAAAACAACCTCTAGAATCTGCAACCGTTTATTTACAGCGTGTAAAAGACAGCTCATTAGTAACTTATACCATTTCAGATAAAGACGGAGATTTTCTTTTAAAAGGAAGAACCGGCGATGATAATCTTAATTTATATATCTCTTATGTTGGTTATAAAACATATTTTAAAACCATCGTAATAGATAACGAAACCATCAATCTAGGAGAAATTCCTCTTGCCGAAGATGATAATATGCTCGACGAAGTACTTATCAAATCTCAAGCTCCGGTAACTGTAAAGAAGGATACACTAGAATTTAATGTTGCTTCCTTCAAAACAAAAAAAGACGCCAATGTTGAAGATTTACTAAAAGAATTACCCGGCGTTGAGGTAGATGCGCAAGGTAACATTAAAGTAAATGGTAAACCGGTTAATAAAATATTGGTGAATGGTAAACCTTTTTTTGGGGATGATCCTACTATTGCTACTCGAAATTTAACAAAAGAAATTGTTGATAAAATACAGGTTACTGATACCAAAACAGAGTCTGAAGCATTTACAGGTGAAGAAGGTGATGAAGAAAACAAAACAATAAATATAACCATTGACGAAGAAAAGAATAAAGGAATCTTTGGTAGGGTTGCAGGTGGAGTAGGGACAGATGATCGTTTTGAATATGCCGGACTTCTCAACTATTTTGATAATGATATACGAATTAGTGCTCTTGCCGGTGGTAATAACATTAATTCACCAGGTTTTAGCTTTGGCGAAATTCAAAAAATGTTTGGCAACGCACGCTATTTGAGAGTTAATGAAAACGGAACATTCAACATTGATGGTAGAAGTTTTGGTGGTGGTCAAGGTATTACAAATTCTCGTACTGCAGGTGCCAATTATGCTGATGATTTTGGGAAAGAAACAGACTTGACAGCAGATTATTTTTACTCTGCAGCCAATTCGTTTAATGATGAAATAAGAAATAGAGAAAATATTCTTCCAGATGATCGGTACTTCTCAAATACTACATCAAACAACCAAAGTAATACCGATAACCATGCGGCAAATTTGCAGTTTAAAACACAACTAGATTCGACATTTCTTATTAATATAAGACCACAATTTAGATACAATACTGGAGACTCTTATTTTACAAATTCTGAAGAAACCAGACGTTTAAATGGTGAGTTAACCAACCAGTCAACCACAGAACGTAGTTCTGAAAATATTCAGAAATCATTTGAAAACAGACTTACAGCAACCAAAAAGTATGGCTCAAAAGGTGGTTTTTTTAGATTAACTATTGAAAACCAAATAGAAGATTCAGATCTTGAAAATACAATTAACTCAAACACTGAAATATTTGGCGACACTCCCGAAACGATAACCCGAAACCAAATTACAGATGGAGAGCAAAGCTCAAATCAATATGAAATACGCCCAGAGGTAAGACTTCCACTACTAGCCAAGAAATTATTTTTGGAGGTTGAATATTCATATGAATATGATAAAAGAGAAGATAAACAAAGTGTTTTTGATTTTGATGAAGCGTCACAAATGTTTTCAAACTTCAACCTTAATCAAAGTACAGACTTTACAAATACCAATCAAAGTTCAAGACCCGAAATAGGTTTGCGTTATTCTGGAGAAAAGTTGAGAACCGGTGTAGAAGTAGGTTATGTAATGCGAACTCTTGAAAGTGATGATGCGTTGCGGGATATAAATTTTACAAATGATTTTGACGCTGTAGAACTTTCAGCAAATCTTAGTTATAGCTTTAGTCAAAAACTGCGATTGTATTCAGGTTATTATTTACGTAATAACGCTCCGGGAGTTTCACAACTATCTCCTTTTGTAGATGTTTCAGATCCGCTTAACATTGTTCAGGGTAATCCCAATTTGAGTCCGTCAAACAGTCACAACGTTTATATGGGCTTGAATAATTATGACTTTCAAACCAAATCTGGTTTTTATAGTAACCTAAATGCAAGTTTTGCCAATGATCGAGTGGTTTCAAAAACAACTATTGATGAAAACTTTGTTCGTAGCACTACATTTGCCAATGTAGATGGTAATTATAATTTTAATGTAAATGCCGGCTATAATAAAACTATAAAAATTGACAGTGTAAAGAGTATAAAATATAGAGTAGCTGCATATGTAAACGGAAACAGAAATGTAAATTTTAATAATGAAGTGCAGTATGCAAGTCGTACCATTACTTATACACCCAATGTGAGTGTAGGCTTCACTTGGGACAACCTTTTTGAAATAAGACCTTCTTATGAAATTTCATTTAATGATAACACTTTTAATCTAGATCTTTTTGAAGATAGAAGTTATGTGCAACATCAATTTCAATTAGAAACCACCACAAGTTTCCCCAAAAAACTAGAATGGAATAATGATATTACATATAGTTATAATTCAGACATTGCGCCAGGATTTCAAAAAGATGCTATTTTCTGGAATGCAACCTTATCTTATTCAATTTTAAAAGATAAAGGTTTGGTCACTGTAAAAGCCTATGATATTTTAAATCAAAACACCAACGCGCGACGTACTTCAACCGAAGATTATATACAAGATGTTCAAAGTACAGTTTTACAACGGTATTTTATGGTTGGCTTCAGTTATAAGTTTAATACACTAGGAAAAAAAGGAGAAACTAGAGATAGTAACTTTTGGTTTGACTAA